A window of the Labrus mixtus chromosome 8, fLabMix1.1, whole genome shotgun sequence genome harbors these coding sequences:
- the yes1 gene encoding tyrosine-protein kinase yes: MGCVRSKEDKGPALKYRPDNPNATPLNSHLGHYGPDPTLMGHSPAMKTLNNSYNSHAASLTPFGGASSIMTPFGGASTSFTSVAVSSPFPGIITGGVTFFVALYDYEARTSDDLSFKKGDRFQIINNTEGDWWEARSINTGQKGYIPSNYVAPADSIQAEEWYFGKMGRKDAERLLLLPGNQRGVFLARESETTKGAYSLSIRDWDEVKGDNVKHYKIRKLDSGGYYITTRAQFDTLQKLVKHYTEHADGLCYRLTTVCPTVKPQTQGLARDAWEIPRESLRLEVKLGQGCFGEVWMGTWNGTTKVAIKTLKPGTMSPEAFLQEAQIMKKLRHDKLVPLYAVVSEEPIYIVTEFMGKGSLLDFLKEGDGKYLKLPQLVDMAAQIADGMAFIERMNYIHRDLRAANILVADNLVCKIADFGLARLIEDNEYTARQGAKFPIKWTAPEAALYGRFTIKSDGWSFGILLTELVTKGRVPYPGMVNREVLEQVERGYRMPCPQGCPESLHEMMRHCWKKDPDERPTFEYIQSFLEDYFTATEPQYQPGDNL, translated from the exons ATGGGTTGCGTCAGGAGTAAAGAGGACAAGGGCCCGGCTCTAAAGTACCGACCTGACAACCCAAATGCCACGCCGCTCAATTCTCACTTGGGCCACTACGGGCCTGACCCCACCCTGATGGGTCATTCACCTGCCATGAAGACACTCAACAACAGCTACAACAGTCACGCCGCCTCCCTAACGCCGTTCGGTGGGGCGTCTTCGATCATGACGCCGTTCGGCGGGGCCTCCACCTCCTTCACCTCAGTTGCTGTGAGCAGCCCGTTCCCCGGCATCATCACAG GCGGTGTAACATTTTTCGTCGCGCTGTACGACTACGAAGCGAGGACATCGGATGATCTTTCATTCAAAAAAGGGGATCGCTTCCAGATTATCAACAACAC TGAAGGTGACTGGTGGGAGGCTCGCTCCATCAACACCGGACAGAAAGGTTACATCCCCAGTAACTACGTGGCTCCAGCCGACTCCATACAGGCTGAAGA ATGGTACTTTGGTAAAATGGGCCGCAAAGACGCTGAGCGTCTCTTATTGCTTCCAGGGAACCAGCGGGGCGTTTTCTTGGCACGAGAGAGCGAGACAACCAAAG GTGCCTACTCTCTGTCGATCCGGGACTGGGATGAGGTGAAGGGAGACAACGTCAAACACTACAAGATTCGCAAGCTGGACAGCGGCGGTTATTACATCACCACTCGGGCCCAATTTGACACTCTGCAGAAGCTGGTGAAACACTACACAG AACATGCTGACGGTCTGTGCTACCGGCTAACAACCGTGTGCCCGACAGTAAAGCCTCAGACTCAGGGGCTCGCTAGGGACGCCTGGGAAATCCCACGAGAGTCTCTCAGACTGGAGGTGAAACTGGGACAGGGCTGCTTCGGAGAAGTCTGGATGG GTACGTGGAATGGCACTACTAAGGTGGCCATTAAGACACTGAAGCCGGGCACCATGTCCCCAGAGGCCTTCCTGCAGGAGGCTCAGATCATGAAGAAACTCCGACATGACAAACTGGTGCCTCTCTATGCTGTGGTGTCTGAGGAGCCCATCTACATCGTGACAGAGTTCATGGGCAAAG GTAGTTTACTGGACTTCCTGAAGGAGGGAGATGGTAAATATCTGAAGCTGCCCCAACTGGTGGACATGGCTGCACAG ATTGCAGACGGCATGGCCTTCATTGAGAGGATGAACTACATCCACAGGGACCTGAGAGCCGCTAACATTCTCGTGGCTGATAACCTGGTGTGCAAGATAGCCGACTTTGGCCTTGCCCGGCTCATCGAGGACAACGAGTATACGGCCAGACAAG GTGCCAAATTCCCCATCAAGTGGACGGCTCCTGAAGCTGCTCTGTACGGCCGCTTCACCATCAAATCAGACGGCTGGTCTTTTGGTATACTACTGACTGAACTGGTGACCAAGGGCAGAGTTCCATACCCAG gtaTGGTGAATCGCGAGGTACTCGAGCAGGTAGAGCGAGGTTACCGTATGCCATGCCCCCAGGGGTGCCCCGAGTCCCTCCATGAGATGATGAGGCATTGCTGGAAGAAGGATCCAGATGAGAGACCCACCTTCGAATACATCCAGTCGTTTTTGGAAGACTACTTCACAGCCACAGAGCCACAGTACCAGCCAGGAGACAACCTCTAG
- the clul1 gene encoding clusterin-like protein 1, producing the protein MKLLLRLAVLVGTLGVLYSTPEDQFTGISGDTLKELSLSGEKLVDEEMRRALYGVKQMKEVMWRNEQKHDHLMRSLQHSSEKKKGAVQLAKEVTDKLKEAEEQCKDSLQSEWEECRPCLEDACKTFYTSTCRRGFATFKTKVENLFSRVSRRFGPQQPRVEADILVNQGPDNTDTEVAQIQKSFSRLMSKVGTLVSNSVTLVSGMRGRLDKVLQRAFLNNTNILKEEADTSDPYNPARDSGFLEGVGLEEVLDSFFDFGKSVVDEFGAVVTQVFDDIQETVEEEKKRERESFPRFLQNRKLCRDLRKQTSECWRLQSQCESCQGALLTECQAVRELHVELDEVSQLLDVSKEQYDEILSIVQRHTDETVSWLSNMAAEFSWVAQAVSNGSVPENVFRVTVVAPKILDEQNLSETETTVEVSILNSPSLVLSVPGELQLQDPDFIQYVTQEALNKYKDMVRFDDE; encoded by the exons ATGAAGCTCCTGCTGCGTTTGGCCGTCCTGGTAGGGACTCTGGGGGTCCTTTATTCTACCCCTGAGGACCAGTTCACAGGCATCTCAGGGGACACCTTAAAGG AGTTGTCCTTGAGTGGGGAGAAACTGGTGgatgaggagatgaggagggcTCTGTACGGGGTGAAACAGATGAAGGAGGTGATGTGGAGAAATGAGCAGAAGCACGATCACCTCATGAGGTCGCTCCAACACAGCAGCGAAAAGAAGAAG ggggcagttcAGCTGGCTAAGGAGGTGACTGACAAGCTGAAGGAGGCGGAGGAGCAGTGCAAAGACTCCCTGCAGTCAGAGTGGGAGGAGTGCAGACCCTGTTTGGAGGACGCGTGCAAAACTTTCTACACCTCCACCTGCCGCAGGGGATTTGCAACTTTCAAGACCAAG GTGGAGAACTTGTTCAGCAGAGTGTCCCGACGCTTTGGCCCCCAGCAGCCCCGTGTTGAAGCAGACATCCTGGTGAATCAAGGCCCTGACAACACCGACACAGAGGTCGCCCAAATCCAGAAGTCTTTTAGCCGCCTCATGAGCAAGGTGGGCACCCTGGTGAGCAACAGCGTCACCCTGGTCTCCGGGATGAGAGGCCGGCTGGACAAAGTCCTCCAGAGGGCTTTCCTCAACAACACTAACATCCTGAAGGAGGAGGCCGACACCTCGGATCCCTACAACCCCGCCCGGGACTCCGGCTTCCTGGAGGGTGTGGGACTGGAGGAGGTGCTGGACTCCTTCTTTGACTTTGGCAAGAGTGTGGTGGATGAGTTTGGAGCTGTGGTGACGCAGGTGTTTGATGACATCCAGGAGACagtggaggaagagaagaagagag agagggagagtttcCCTCGCTTCCTGCAGAACAGGAAGTTGTGCCGAGACCTTCGCAAGCAGACCTCAGAGTGCTGGAGGCTCCAGAGCCAGTGTGAGTCCTGCCAGGGAGCCCTTCTCACAG AGTGCCAGGCTGTGCGGGAGCTACACGTGGAGCTGGATGAGGTCTCCCAGCTGCTGGATGTGTCCAAAGAGCAGTATGACGAGATCCTGTCCATCGTGCAGCGTCACACCGATGAAACGGTCAGCTGGCTCAGCAACATGGCAGCCGAGTTCAGCTGGGTTGCTCAGGCTGTGAGCAACGGCAGCGTTCCGGAGAACGTCTTCCGTGTCACTGTG gTGGCGCCAAAGATCCTTGATGAACAGAATCTGTCAGAGACTGAGACCACAGTGGAGGTGAGCATCCTGaactctccctctctggtcCTCTCAGTCCCCGgggagctgcagctgcaggacCCAGACTTCATCCAGTATGTGACCCAGGAGGCTCTGAACAAGTACAAGGACATGGTCAG GTTTGACGATGAGTAA